The following proteins come from a genomic window of Polaribacter dokdonensis:
- a CDS encoding OmpA/MotB family protein gives MRNLILPVSLCMLMITSCVSKKKYVELENKYTDTKGNLQKLQLKQEEINRRVEIYNDRINSLKDDNANLEEENELKFDVNSDNIVISKKGRDIMNATLAKVNPEKLAKAKTLKDSLNLALSYNIISQTLGEAELLNSDELDIDIDETVVMISISDKLLFSTGSYRIKESAYSLITKIADIAEAEPSIDIMIEGHTDSQTISNAAVQDNWDLSVKRATSIVRLLQNKFKIDGNRLIASGRGDTVPLLPNTSSENRAKNRRTRIVILPNINKFFALLNSEN, from the coding sequence ATGAGAAATTTAATTTTACCAGTATCACTATGTATGTTAATGATAACCTCTTGTGTTTCTAAGAAGAAATATGTTGAGTTAGAAAATAAATATACAGATACAAAAGGCAATCTTCAAAAATTGCAATTAAAACAAGAGGAAATAAATAGAAGAGTAGAAATTTATAATGACAGAATAAACTCTCTTAAAGATGACAATGCTAATTTAGAAGAAGAAAACGAACTAAAATTTGATGTTAATAGCGATAATATTGTAATTTCTAAAAAAGGAAGAGATATTATGAATGCTACTTTAGCTAAGGTTAATCCTGAAAAATTAGCTAAAGCAAAAACATTAAAAGACTCTTTAAATTTAGCTTTATCATATAATATAATTTCACAGACTTTGGGTGAAGCAGAACTGTTAAATTCAGATGAGTTAGATATTGATATCGATGAAACTGTAGTTATGATTTCTATTTCTGATAAACTATTATTTAGTACTGGAAGTTATAGAATTAAAGAAAGTGCCTATTCCTTAATTACCAAAATAGCTGATATAGCAGAGGCAGAACCTAGTATTGATATTATGATTGAAGGGCATACAGACTCTCAAACAATTAGTAATGCAGCAGTTCAAGACAATTGGGATTTAAGCGTAAAAAGAGCTACATCAATTGTTCGTTTATTACAGAACAAATTTAAGATTGATGGTAATAGGCTAATAGCATCAGGAAGAGGTGATACAGTGCCTTTATTGCCTAATACATCATCTGAAAATAGAGCTAAAAACAGAAGAACGAGAATTGTAATTCTACCAAATATTAATAAGTTTTTTGCACTGTTAAATAGTGAAAACTAA
- a CDS encoding DUF4199 domain-containing protein encodes MSKEKIIIKNAILIVLMIGGFFLISKALGLEGNPYLRFLNLIFVLIGIRQAVKTNVEVNNVTGYAKNAGVAFGTSIIGVLLSTLGVLIYIEFIDPEFLSTMNNSFLIGGDVSIFELLFTLVIEGIASSVVGSLIVMQFYKNHGKSEI; translated from the coding sequence ATGTCAAAGGAAAAAATTATCATAAAAAACGCAATATTAATAGTCTTAATGATTGGAGGATTCTTTCTTATTTCGAAAGCATTAGGCTTAGAAGGTAACCCATACTTAAGATTTCTAAATCTAATATTTGTTTTAATTGGTATTAGACAAGCGGTTAAAACAAATGTAGAAGTAAACAATGTAACTGGGTATGCTAAAAATGCAGGAGTTGCCTTTGGAACATCGATTATAGGGGTTTTATTATCTACATTAGGAGTTCTAATTTATATTGAATTTATTGATCCAGAATTTTTAAGTACTATGAATAATTCATTTTTAATAGGTGGAGACGTATCTATTTTTGAATTGTTATTTACGCTTGTAATTGAAGGTATTGCCTCTTCTGTGGTTGGTTCTTTAATTGTTATGCAGTTTTACAAAAATCATGGAAAATCAGAAATTTAA
- a CDS encoding pyridoxal phosphate-dependent aminotransferase — MPSISIKGLHMPESPIRKLVPFAENAKKRGTKVYHLNIGQPDIKTPQIALDAVKNNTIETLSYARSEGSEEYRTKLANYYANHNINVTPDNLIVTTGGSEALLFTIGSITDAGDEIIIPEPFYANYNGFSTASGVTVVPVISKIEDNFALPKIEDFEKLITKNTKAILICNPGNPTGYMYSKEELQKLKEIVLKHDLFLIADEVYREFAYDGLEHTSIMAIEGLEENAIVIDSVSKRYSMCGARIGCIVSKNEAFIATAIKFAQARLSPPTYALIASEAALDTPQSYFDDVKAEYVERRNTLVSELQKIEGVKVANPKGAFYCVAELPVNDTDDFAKWMLESYNYNNETVMVAPASGFYSTEGEGKNQIRMAYVLKKEDLIKSVEILKNALATYRA, encoded by the coding sequence ATGCCTTCAATATCTATAAAAGGACTTCATATGCCAGAATCACCAATTAGAAAATTGGTGCCATTTGCAGAAAATGCGAAAAAGAGAGGAACTAAGGTTTACCATTTAAATATTGGTCAGCCAGATATTAAAACTCCTCAAATAGCTTTAGATGCTGTAAAAAATAATACTATAGAAACGTTATCTTATGCACGCTCTGAGGGTTCTGAAGAATACAGAACTAAATTAGCTAATTACTATGCAAACCATAACATAAATGTAACTCCAGATAATCTTATAGTTACTACAGGTGGTTCTGAGGCTTTACTTTTTACAATTGGCAGTATTACAGATGCAGGAGATGAAATTATTATACCTGAACCTTTTTACGCAAACTATAATGGTTTTTCAACGGCTTCTGGAGTAACTGTTGTGCCAGTTATCTCTAAAATTGAAGATAATTTTGCCTTACCAAAAATTGAAGATTTCGAAAAACTTATCACAAAAAATACAAAGGCAATTTTAATTTGTAATCCTGGTAATCCAACAGGATATATGTATTCTAAAGAAGAGCTTCAAAAATTAAAAGAAATCGTTTTAAAACATGATCTTTTTCTTATTGCTGATGAAGTTTATAGAGAATTTGCTTACGATGGTTTAGAGCATACCTCAATAATGGCTATAGAAGGTTTAGAAGAAAATGCTATTGTTATAGATTCTGTTTCTAAAAGATATAGCATGTGTGGAGCAAGAATTGGTTGTATCGTTTCTAAAAATGAAGCATTTATAGCTACAGCTATTAAGTTTGCACAAGCAAGACTAAGTCCACCAACTTATGCATTAATAGCGAGTGAAGCAGCTTTAGATACACCTCAAAGTTATTTTGATGATGTGAAAGCAGAATATGTTGAAAGAAGAAATACTTTAGTTTCTGAACTTCAAAAAATAGAAGGTGTTAAAGTGGCTAACCCAAAAGGTGCATTTTATTGTGTGGCTGAATTACCTGTAAATGATACAGATGATTTTGCTAAATGGATGTTAGAAAGCTACAATTACAATAATGAAACTGTAATGGTTGCACCTGCAAGTGGATTTTATTCTACAGAAGGTGAAGGAAAAAACCAAATTAGAATGGCTTACGTTTTAAAGAAGGAAGATTTAATTAAATCTGTAGAAATTCTAAAAAATGCATTAGCAACTTATAGAGCATAA
- a CDS encoding MFS transporter, with protein sequence MFSLIIAGEAIFLLPFILMRVFKPVIRDAFVISDAQIGEAQALYGITAVFSYFFGGFIADKYEPRKLLTLSLILTALGGFWMTLIPTINGLKALYAFWGISTILLFWASLIKATRQWGNENNQGISFGLLDGGRGFFAATIALSGAGILTFFFPEKGVEITFENKVETLQYIIGSITAIVFLIALLVWIFIPKGKSKFENSKEFQFDFKKGFNLMKQKKVIYHSIIIFCAYCSYKLTGVYGTYAKDVWNYSLEEATYFAVLIQYIRPIAAISIGWIADKFVPSKIIIPSFSLLILASITLGFGLFNSLPIVLSFSTFILMALGTYSLRGLYFAIIEETKTPIQFTGTLVGIISVVGFTPDIFMSLFNGYMLGENPTVVEYQNLFSAFTIIPIIGLLATIGFRKVIKTTINQQIKH encoded by the coding sequence ATGTTCTCCTTAATAATTGCAGGAGAAGCTATTTTTTTATTACCCTTTATTTTAATGCGAGTTTTTAAGCCAGTAATAAGAGATGCCTTTGTAATTTCTGATGCGCAAATTGGTGAAGCTCAAGCTTTATATGGCATTACTGCTGTATTTTCTTATTTTTTTGGTGGATTTATAGCTGATAAATATGAGCCTAGAAAGCTATTAACCTTATCACTAATCCTTACTGCCTTAGGTGGTTTTTGGATGACTTTAATTCCGACTATTAACGGTCTAAAAGCATTATATGCTTTTTGGGGAATATCAACTATTTTGCTTTTTTGGGCATCTTTAATAAAAGCAACCAGACAATGGGGAAATGAAAACAATCAAGGTATTTCTTTTGGCTTGTTAGATGGAGGAAGAGGCTTTTTTGCAGCTACAATTGCTTTATCTGGAGCAGGAATTCTAACCTTCTTCTTTCCTGAAAAAGGTGTGGAGATTACATTTGAAAATAAGGTTGAAACCTTACAATATATTATTGGTTCAATCACTGCAATTGTATTTTTAATTGCACTGTTGGTATGGATTTTTATACCAAAAGGAAAATCAAAATTTGAAAACAGTAAAGAGTTTCAGTTTGATTTTAAAAAGGGATTTAACTTAATGAAACAGAAAAAAGTAATTTACCATTCAATTATTATATTTTGTGCTTATTGCTCTTACAAATTAACAGGCGTTTATGGCACATATGCCAAAGATGTATGGAACTACAGTTTAGAAGAAGCTACTTATTTTGCTGTTCTAATTCAATATATAAGACCAATTGCTGCAATTTCTATTGGGTGGATTGCTGATAAATTTGTTCCATCAAAAATTATAATTCCTAGTTTTTCTTTATTAATTCTAGCTTCTATTACTTTAGGGTTTGGCCTATTTAATTCATTACCAATTGTACTATCATTTAGCACATTTATACTTATGGCTTTAGGTACTTATTCTTTAAGAGGACTGTATTTTGCTATTATAGAAGAAACCAAAACACCAATTCAATTCACAGGTACCTTAGTTGGAATTATTTCTGTTGTTGGCTTTACTCCAGATATTTTTATGTCTTTATTTAATGGTTATATGTTAGGAGAAAATCCGACAGTAGTTGAATACCAGAATTTGTTTAGTGCATTTACAATAATACCAATCATTGGTTTATTAGCTACAATTGGTTTTAGAAAAGTTATAAAAACTACTATTAACCAACAAATTAAGCATTAA
- a CDS encoding retropepsin-like aspartic protease, with protein MKQTKFILILLSIFWFIKIDAQEGFQFANRNKKKVSVKFKLINNLIVLPLKINNKKVSFILDSGVTKTILFNITKNDSLGLNNLEKIKLQGLGKGDAVEALMSKNNRISIDNIVSNDESVYVILRDYFDLSGKMGITIHGILGYDLLKNFIVKINYKTKYIHFYNPSKVQLKTCRKCEVFPLTFHRKKPYINTEIQLDTVGAKLTKVKLLIDTGGSDALWLFENTKNNIQTPNRFFKDILGEGLSGTIYGNRSRIPAINLGAHQVNSPTVSFLDSISTKNARTIKDRNGSIGAGILKRFIVWFDYGNQKLMLKKNGSLSNGFDYNMSGLDVIYSGKQLVKERKTLVENLMTKGRENSKTINFISSFSYKFKPSFKIRNVVEGSPAAIAGIQKDDIILKINNSNAADLTLQIINQKFQERDNKRIRITVLRNEEKIKYEFYLEKKI; from the coding sequence TTGAAACAAACAAAATTCATATTAATTCTTCTATCAATTTTTTGGTTCATCAAAATAGATGCGCAAGAAGGTTTTCAGTTTGCAAACAGAAATAAGAAGAAGGTAAGTGTTAAGTTTAAACTTATAAATAATCTTATTGTTCTGCCTCTGAAAATAAATAATAAAAAGGTGTCTTTTATTTTAGATTCTGGTGTTACCAAAACCATTTTATTTAACATTACTAAAAATGATAGTTTAGGTTTAAATAATTTAGAAAAAATTAAACTTCAAGGATTAGGTAAAGGTGATGCTGTTGAGGCCTTGATGTCTAAAAATAACCGAATTTCTATAGATAATATTGTAAGCAATGATGAATCTGTTTATGTGATTCTTAGAGATTATTTCGATTTATCAGGCAAAATGGGTATAACTATTCATGGTATTTTAGGTTATGATTTACTAAAGAATTTTATTGTTAAAATTAATTATAAAACAAAGTACATACATTTTTATAATCCTTCTAAAGTTCAATTAAAAACATGTAGAAAGTGCGAAGTTTTTCCACTTACTTTTCATCGAAAAAAGCCTTATATCAATACAGAAATTCAGCTAGATACTGTTGGAGCTAAACTTACAAAGGTTAAGCTTTTAATAGATACAGGTGGAAGTGATGCTCTTTGGTTATTTGAAAACACAAAAAATAATATTCAAACACCAAATCGATTTTTTAAAGATATTCTAGGAGAAGGCTTAAGTGGAACTATTTATGGAAATAGGAGTAGAATACCTGCTATAAATTTGGGTGCTCACCAAGTAAATTCACCTACAGTTTCTTTTTTAGATTCTATTTCTACAAAAAATGCAAGAACTATTAAAGACAGAAATGGAAGTATTGGAGCAGGAATTTTAAAACGATTCATTGTTTGGTTTGATTATGGGAATCAAAAGTTAATGCTCAAAAAAAACGGCTCTTTATCTAATGGTTTTGACTATAATATGAGTGGTTTAGATGTTATTTACAGTGGTAAACAATTAGTAAAAGAAAGAAAAACTTTAGTAGAAAACCTAATGACTAAAGGAAGAGAAAACAGTAAAACCATTAATTTTATAAGTAGTTTTTCTTATAAATTTAAACCATCATTTAAAATAAGAAATGTTGTGGAAGGTTCACCTGCAGCTATTGCAGGAATTCAAAAAGACGATATTATTTTAAAAATAAATAACTCAAATGCTGCTGATTTAACATTACAAATTATCAATCAAAAATTTCAAGAAAGAGACAATAAAAGAATACGTATTACTGTCTTAAGAAATGAAGAGAAAATTAAATATGAATTTTATTTAGAGAAAAAAATTTAA
- a CDS encoding valine--tRNA ligase codes for MAIPSKYDASKVEDKWYSYWMKNNYFHSTPDDREPYTIVIPPPNVTGVLHMGHMLNNTIQDVLIRRARLQGKNACWVPGTDHASIATEAKVVAKLKEQGIAKSDLTREEFLQHAFDWKDEYGGIILEQLKKLGASCDWERTAFTMDPEMSESVIKVFVDLYNKGLIYRGYRMVNWDPEAKTTLSDEEVIHEERQGNLYYLEYKIEGSEDTLTIATTRPETIFGDTAICINPSDERFTYLKGKKAIVPICGRVIPIIEDEYVDLEFGTGCLKVTPAHDENDKNLGDKHQLEVIDIFNDDASLNSFGLHYEGKDRFVVRKEIAKELEENGVLVKTEVHTNKVGTSERTKAVIEPRLSDQWFLKMEELAKPAIKAVLGDDTDINLYPKKFENTYRHWMENVRDWNISRQLWWGQQIPAFFYGDGKEDFVVAETIEEALVLAKEKTGKSDLQTTDLKQDEDALDTWFSSWLWPMSVFDGIRNPENEEIKYYYPTNDLVTGPDILFFWVARMIVAGYEYKDEKPFENVYLTGLVRDKQRRKMSKSLGNSPDALKLIEEFGADGVRVGLLLSAPAGNDILFDEDLCQQGKGFANKIWNAFRLIKGWEVDTSLAQPETAKIGLDWYEAKFQKTIVEIEDHFSKYRLSDALMAIYKLINDDFSSWLLEIVKPAYQHPIDKITFDAIIQVLENNLKILHPFMPFLTEEIWQFIAERTSEEALIVAKYPAQKEFDSAIINDFEFTTGVISGIRTIRKDKNIAFKDAVELFVVNNANSSTKFDGIIQKLTNTSSISYVSEKVDGASFRVKSNEYFVPISAANIDVEAEIEKLSAELKRAQGFLVGIQKKLSNERFVANAPEKVITLERKKEADTLAKIETIIGSLNSLK; via the coding sequence ATGGCAATTCCATCTAAATATGATGCAAGTAAGGTAGAAGATAAGTGGTATTCTTATTGGATGAAAAATAACTATTTTCATTCAACTCCAGATGATAGAGAACCTTATACAATTGTAATTCCTCCACCAAATGTTACTGGAGTTTTGCATATGGGTCATATGTTAAACAATACAATTCAAGATGTATTAATTAGACGTGCACGTTTACAAGGTAAAAATGCTTGTTGGGTGCCAGGTACAGACCATGCATCTATTGCAACAGAAGCAAAAGTTGTAGCTAAATTAAAAGAACAAGGAATTGCTAAAAGCGATTTAACTCGTGAAGAATTTTTGCAACATGCATTTGATTGGAAAGATGAATATGGAGGAATAATTTTAGAACAGTTAAAAAAGTTAGGAGCTTCTTGTGATTGGGAAAGAACTGCGTTTACCATGGATCCAGAAATGTCTGAATCTGTAATTAAAGTATTTGTTGATTTATACAACAAAGGGCTTATTTACAGAGGTTACAGAATGGTAAATTGGGATCCTGAAGCAAAAACCACCTTATCTGATGAAGAAGTAATTCACGAAGAAAGACAAGGAAACTTATATTATTTGGAATATAAAATAGAAGGTTCTGAAGATACCTTAACAATTGCAACTACAAGACCAGAAACCATTTTTGGAGATACTGCAATTTGTATTAATCCAAGTGATGAACGTTTTACGTATTTAAAAGGGAAAAAAGCAATTGTGCCTATATGTGGTAGAGTAATTCCTATTATAGAAGATGAATATGTAGATTTAGAATTTGGTACAGGTTGTTTAAAAGTAACACCTGCTCATGATGAAAATGATAAAAATTTAGGTGATAAGCATCAACTAGAAGTTATTGATATTTTTAATGATGACGCTTCTTTAAACTCTTTTGGACTGCATTATGAAGGTAAAGATCGTTTTGTAGTTCGTAAAGAAATCGCCAAAGAATTAGAAGAAAATGGTGTTTTAGTAAAAACTGAAGTGCATACCAATAAAGTAGGTACATCAGAAAGAACAAAAGCTGTTATAGAACCAAGATTGTCTGATCAATGGTTTTTAAAGATGGAAGAATTAGCCAAACCAGCAATTAAAGCAGTTTTGGGTGATGATACAGACATTAATTTATATCCAAAAAAGTTCGAGAATACATATCGTCATTGGATGGAAAATGTGCGTGATTGGAACATTTCTCGTCAACTTTGGTGGGGTCAACAAATACCTGCTTTTTTCTATGGAGATGGAAAAGAAGATTTTGTAGTTGCAGAAACTATTGAAGAAGCTTTAGTTCTAGCCAAAGAAAAAACAGGAAAATCAGATTTACAAACAACTGATTTAAAACAAGATGAAGATGCTTTAGATACATGGTTTTCTTCTTGGTTATGGCCAATGTCTGTTTTTGACGGGATCAGAAATCCTGAAAACGAAGAAATTAAATACTATTATCCAACCAACGATTTAGTTACTGGACCAGATATTTTATTTTTCTGGGTAGCTAGAATGATTGTTGCTGGTTATGAATATAAAGATGAAAAACCTTTTGAAAATGTTTATTTAACAGGTTTAGTTAGAGATAAACAAAGACGTAAAATGTCTAAGTCTTTAGGAAACTCACCTGATGCTTTAAAATTGATTGAAGAGTTTGGTGCAGATGGAGTAAGGGTAGGATTATTATTAAGTGCGCCTGCAGGAAATGATATACTATTTGATGAAGATCTATGTCAGCAAGGAAAAGGTTTTGCTAACAAAATCTGGAATGCTTTTCGTTTAATTAAAGGTTGGGAAGTAGATACAAGTTTAGCTCAGCCAGAAACTGCTAAAATTGGTTTAGATTGGTATGAAGCCAAATTTCAGAAAACCATTGTAGAAATAGAAGATCATTTTTCTAAATACAGATTGTCTGATGCTTTAATGGCTATTTACAAATTAATCAATGATGATTTTTCTTCTTGGTTATTAGAAATTGTAAAACCTGCTTATCAACATCCAATAGACAAAATTACGTTTGATGCTATAATTCAAGTTTTAGAAAATAACTTGAAAATACTACATCCATTTATGCCTTTCTTAACAGAAGAAATTTGGCAATTTATAGCAGAAAGAACATCAGAGGAAGCATTAATTGTAGCTAAGTATCCTGCTCAGAAAGAGTTTGATTCAGCAATAATTAATGATTTTGAATTTACAACAGGTGTAATTTCTGGAATTAGAACTATTAGAAAAGATAAAAATATCGCCTTTAAAGATGCAGTTGAATTGTTTGTTGTTAACAACGCTAATTCTTCAACAAAGTTTGATGGTATTATTCAGAAACTGACAAATACATCATCTATTAGTTATGTTTCAGAGAAAGTAGATGGAGCTTCATTTAGAGTAAAATCTAACGAATATTTTGTACCTATTTCTGCAGCAAATATTGATGTTGAAGCTGAAATTGAAAAACTATCAGCAGAGTTAAAAAGAGCTCAAGGTTTTCTTGTAGGTATTCAAAAGAAATTGTCTAATGAACGTTTTGTAGCTAATGCTCCAGAAAAGGTAATTACTTTAGAACGTAAGAAAGAAGCAGATACTTTAGCTAAAATTGAAACCATAATTGGTAGTTTAAATTCGTTAAAATAA
- a CDS encoding DUF1573 domain-containing protein, which produces MKVFGSFLIVLFISFSANSQEFKFEKETIDYGKVNKGSNGERTFVFTNVGDAPLIIKNVRSTCGCTVPKKPEQPIMPGEKGEIKVSYDTNRVGGFSKSINIFSNAKNPRKVIRIKGIVNTGVSMEKEKSIVSDSQ; this is translated from the coding sequence ATGAAAGTATTTGGATCATTTTTAATCGTTTTATTTATCTCTTTTTCAGCAAATTCTCAAGAATTTAAGTTTGAAAAAGAAACTATAGATTATGGTAAGGTAAATAAAGGTTCTAATGGAGAGCGTACTTTTGTTTTTACAAATGTGGGTGATGCTCCTTTAATTATTAAAAATGTGAGATCTACTTGTGGTTGTACAGTACCTAAAAAACCAGAGCAACCAATTATGCCAGGTGAAAAAGGAGAAATTAAAGTTTCTTATGATACCAATAGAGTTGGTGGCTTTTCTAAATCGATAAATATTTTTTCTAATGCTAAAAATCCTAGAAAAGTAATTCGAATTAAAGGAATTGTAAACACAGGTGTTTCTATGGAGAAAGAAAAAAGTATTGTTTCTGATTCTCAGTAA
- the murB gene encoding UDP-N-acetylmuramate dehydrogenase — MKIQDNISLKTYNTFGIDVNAKRFIRVDSVYQLQELLKVEKDVFLISGGSNMLLTKDIDKLVVHIDIKGISIDKEDDNFVYLTVNAGENWHEFVLYCVDQNYGGLENLSLIPGNVGTCPIQNIGAYGVEVKDTITKLEAINIETTKLHTFSNDDCNFGYRNSIFKNKVKGEFVITSVAFKLTKQNHNLNTSYGAIETELSSKNIISPSLKDISNAVIAIRQTKLPDPKEIGNSGSFFKNPVISKSAFINLQKEYPNIPSYTISENEVKVPAGWLIETAGFKGKRCGDYGVHEKQALVLVNYNNASGKDIYALAEEIKKHILNQFKIDLEIEVNIIK; from the coding sequence TTGAAGATTCAAGATAACATATCACTTAAAACATACAATACTTTTGGTATAGATGTAAATGCAAAACGATTTATTAGAGTAGATTCCGTTTACCAACTACAAGAACTATTAAAAGTTGAAAAAGATGTTTTCTTAATTTCTGGAGGAAGCAACATGTTGCTTACAAAAGATATTGATAAGTTAGTTGTACATATTGATATTAAAGGAATTTCTATAGATAAAGAAGATGATAACTTTGTGTATCTTACTGTAAATGCTGGAGAAAACTGGCATGAATTTGTACTTTATTGCGTAGATCAGAATTATGGTGGTTTAGAAAATTTATCCTTAATTCCTGGTAATGTGGGTACATGCCCTATTCAAAATATAGGAGCTTATGGAGTTGAAGTAAAAGATACCATTACCAAATTAGAGGCTATCAATATAGAAACTACAAAATTGCATACGTTTTCTAATGATGATTGCAATTTTGGATATAGAAATTCAATATTTAAAAACAAAGTAAAAGGCGAATTTGTTATTACTTCTGTTGCTTTTAAATTGACAAAACAAAATCACAATTTGAATACTTCTTATGGAGCTATTGAAACTGAATTATCTTCCAAAAACATAATTAGCCCAAGTTTAAAAGACATCTCTAATGCTGTTATAGCCATAAGACAAACTAAACTTCCAGATCCTAAAGAGATAGGTAACAGTGGCAGTTTCTTTAAAAATCCAGTTATAAGCAAATCAGCTTTTATAAATTTACAAAAAGAGTACCCTAACATACCTAGTTATACAATTTCTGAAAATGAAGTAAAAGTACCTGCAGGTTGGCTTATAGAAACAGCAGGTTTTAAAGGCAAACGTTGTGGAGATTATGGAGTACATGAAAAACAGGCGCTTGTTCTTGTAAATTACAATAATGCATCAGGTAAAGATATTTATGCTCTTGCAGAAGAAATTAAAAAGCATATCCTAAATCAATTTAAAATTGATTTAGAGATTGAAGTGAATATTATAAAATAA